A genomic window from Thiomonas arsenitoxydans includes:
- a CDS encoding non-ribosomal peptide synthetase: MDTPNANATAVDYDPFADAEPVARVAPTTEAQREIWLACQLGGDATLAYNESITLHLRGAVDLPALSAAVRALPDRHDALRATLSADGEQLLIAERLNLDIPLNDLRGLTSEQGDDALKQAAAQAVATPFDLQQGPLFRARLLRLGDDHIALLLSAHHIVCDGWSFGVLVDEIGALYSARKGEAPEPEAPASFASFAQALSARQGTAEHQADEAYWLNRYASIPAVLELPCDHPRPATRAFASKRIDHVLPANVVSAVRQLGAKSGASLFSTLLCSFGALLQRLSGNDEVVVGVPAAGQTLPGFETVVGHGVNLLPLRLMPDAAAPLAQSLPAVQSAVLDAFEHQHYTFGTLLQKLLIERDPSRVPLAPVMFNLDQAIDLRSFGDLQVKVASNPRQAENFELFVNAVPLADGGLQLECQYATTLFDEATVRRWLASYQALLTHLCAAPDKALGAIDIVTDADRQQLAQLNATSSPLPPGLLLHQLLHAQATRTPDATAQICGASPMSYAQLWAQAHRVAHTLRARGVQRGSRVGLCLPRDADMLPALLGVLVAGAGYVPLDPSFPTSRLADMAEDADLALLIAKSTSADALPWPRAQSLWLDGDASEVTAQPDATPAADAQRDATPESLAYMIYTSGSTGKPKGVMLPHRAVVNFLLAVAQRPGLTSGDMLLAVTTLSFDIAVLELLLPLAVGATVLLASREQAADGFALRDLLQAHPVTALQATPSTWRLLFSAGWEGQSKLKALVGGEPLPADLATQLQRSCGAVWNMYGPTETTVWSTCWPVQDSAAGIAIGTPLANTQVWVLDPRGNLCPVGVPGEIHIGGASVALGYWQREALTADRFVPDPFSTEPGTHLYRTGDRGRWRNDGQLEHLGRLDFQVKLRGFRIELGDIETHLTNHPEVAQAVAMVREDTPGDARLVAYVVPRSAQVELDPAQLRKHLQQDLPAYMIPQHIVALQTLPLLPNGKIDRKRLPSPTTGGGPVEAVRRLPQTPTQKRVAAVMEQVLRLPGLALDDDFFSLGGHSLLAAQLAARLREQTGLDVQMRTVFDAPSIDGLSRWIDTHAQDDSAKVEAIAHRSEQTVAPASLQQGRIWFLEQLDPGLPTYNTPSAHRLRGALDVVALERVLNAMVARQASLRTVIVEQDGAPLQVVAPELTVKLGEIHDLSALPPADREVELMKRLQARSAEVFDLSELPLFKLGLYRLAEDDHVLFFMPHHIIWDGWSFDLIYDEMAALYPAFAEGRAPDLAPLPVTYGDYAAWQRRWLETPDLQRQLGYWRDQLTPLPAPLNLPADRPRPKRMTGGGDTFWFSHPADWFASLRQFALQQNATPYMVLLSAFAALLWRQSGQTDLVIGTPVRGRPTVELEKVMGFFVNALPLRIRPDPTQSFASLLRQVREVVLAAFAAPDAPLEQMLHFSSVQRDDSRNPIYQAFFSYQDVRQRNTHWGTLEQENLKVYQPAAAEDVRLWFLNTPSGVMGGLTYNTDVFEAPRVAAWMAQYSQLLVDAIAHPETALADLPALRGTVSVSSPASTASPVASPRAPAAAAPAADRLQTETERQLAALWAELLATPHIEPDDNFFDLGGHSLLVMQAVSRMEKLTGKRLGPRHYVFDSLRQIALEYDKTEQAAPSGKKSLFQRLFGKETSSSTHSAN, encoded by the coding sequence ATGGACACTCCCAACGCCAACGCCACCGCAGTCGATTACGACCCCTTCGCTGACGCTGAGCCCGTCGCCCGCGTCGCCCCCACCACCGAAGCCCAGCGCGAAATCTGGCTGGCCTGCCAGCTAGGCGGCGACGCCACGCTGGCGTACAACGAATCCATCACCCTGCATCTGCGCGGTGCGGTCGATCTGCCAGCGCTCAGCGCTGCGGTGCGCGCCCTGCCGGATCGCCACGACGCGCTGCGCGCCACCCTCAGCGCCGATGGGGAACAGTTGCTCATCGCTGAGCGTTTGAACCTCGACATCCCGCTGAACGACCTGCGCGGCCTGACCTCCGAGCAAGGCGATGACGCCCTGAAGCAAGCCGCCGCGCAAGCCGTCGCCACGCCTTTCGATCTGCAACAAGGGCCGCTGTTTCGCGCACGCCTGCTGCGCCTGGGCGACGATCACATCGCCCTGCTGCTCAGCGCGCACCACATCGTCTGCGACGGCTGGTCGTTCGGCGTCCTGGTGGACGAAATCGGTGCGCTTTACTCGGCCCGCAAAGGCGAAGCCCCTGAGCCCGAGGCGCCCGCGAGCTTCGCTTCGTTTGCGCAAGCGCTTTCCGCGCGACAAGGCACCGCCGAACATCAGGCCGATGAGGCGTACTGGCTGAACCGCTATGCCAGCATTCCCGCCGTGCTGGAGCTACCTTGCGACCACCCCCGCCCCGCCACGCGAGCTTTCGCCTCAAAGCGCATCGACCATGTGCTGCCCGCAAACGTGGTGAGCGCCGTGCGTCAACTCGGCGCCAAGTCCGGCGCCAGCTTGTTCTCCACCCTGCTGTGCAGCTTCGGCGCGTTGCTGCAGCGCCTTTCGGGCAATGATGAAGTGGTGGTCGGCGTACCCGCTGCGGGGCAAACGCTGCCGGGTTTCGAAACTGTCGTCGGCCACGGCGTCAATCTGCTGCCTTTGCGGCTGATGCCCGACGCCGCCGCCCCGCTGGCGCAGTCGCTGCCGGCCGTGCAATCGGCCGTGCTCGATGCCTTCGAACACCAGCATTACACCTTTGGCACTCTGCTGCAAAAGCTGTTGATCGAACGCGATCCATCGCGGGTGCCGCTCGCGCCGGTCATGTTCAATCTCGACCAAGCTATTGATCTGCGCAGCTTTGGCGATCTGCAGGTCAAGGTCGCATCCAACCCACGGCAGGCCGAAAACTTCGAACTGTTCGTCAACGCCGTTCCCCTGGCTGATGGCGGGCTGCAGCTTGAGTGCCAATACGCCACCACGCTGTTCGACGAAGCCACCGTGCGCCGCTGGCTGGCGAGCTACCAAGCCTTGCTGACGCATCTTTGCGCCGCCCCTGACAAGGCGCTCGGCGCCATCGACATCGTCACCGACGCCGACCGGCAGCAACTGGCGCAACTCAATGCCACTTCGTCGCCGCTGCCTCCCGGCCTGCTGCTGCACCAGCTGCTGCATGCGCAGGCCACGCGCACGCCAGATGCCACCGCGCAAATCTGCGGCGCTAGCCCGATGTCCTACGCCCAACTCTGGGCGCAGGCGCATCGCGTCGCCCACACGCTGCGCGCACGCGGCGTGCAGCGCGGCTCTCGCGTTGGCCTGTGCCTGCCCCGCGACGCCGACATGCTGCCCGCTTTGCTGGGCGTTCTGGTCGCCGGTGCAGGCTATGTGCCGCTGGACCCGAGCTTTCCCACCTCGCGACTGGCCGACATGGCCGAAGACGCCGACCTCGCCCTGCTGATCGCCAAGTCCACCTCAGCCGACGCCCTGCCCTGGCCGCGCGCGCAAAGCCTGTGGCTCGACGGCGATGCCTCTGAAGTAACCGCCCAGCCCGACGCGACGCCGGCCGCAGATGCCCAGCGCGACGCCACGCCCGAATCGCTGGCCTACATGATTTACACCTCGGGCTCCACCGGCAAACCCAAGGGCGTCATGCTGCCGCATCGCGCCGTGGTGAACTTTCTGCTCGCGGTCGCCCAACGCCCTGGCCTGACGTCCGGCGACATGCTGCTGGCCGTCACCACGCTCTCGTTCGACATTGCCGTACTCGAACTCCTGCTGCCGCTCGCCGTCGGCGCCACCGTGCTGCTGGCCAGCCGCGAACAAGCCGCCGACGGCTTCGCCCTGCGCGACCTGCTGCAAGCCCACCCGGTCACGGCCCTGCAAGCTACGCCGAGCACCTGGCGCCTGCTGTTCAGCGCAGGCTGGGAAGGCCAAAGCAAGCTCAAAGCCCTGGTCGGCGGCGAACCCCTGCCTGCCGACCTCGCCACCCAGTTGCAGCGCAGTTGCGGCGCGGTGTGGAATATGTACGGCCCTACGGAAACCACCGTGTGGTCCACCTGCTGGCCGGTGCAAGACAGCGCCGCAGGCATCGCCATCGGCACGCCGCTGGCCAACACCCAGGTGTGGGTGCTCGACCCTCGCGGCAATCTTTGCCCCGTTGGCGTGCCCGGCGAAATCCACATCGGCGGGGCCAGCGTTGCCCTGGGCTACTGGCAACGTGAAGCGCTCACGGCTGATCGTTTCGTGCCCGACCCCTTTTCCACCGAACCCGGCACGCACCTCTACCGCACTGGCGACCGTGGCCGCTGGCGCAACGACGGCCAGCTAGAACATCTCGGGCGGCTCGACTTCCAGGTGAAGCTGCGCGGCTTCCGCATCGAGCTGGGCGACATCGAAACCCACCTCACCAACCACCCCGAAGTCGCGCAGGCCGTGGCGATGGTGCGCGAAGACACCCCGGGCGATGCCCGGCTGGTGGCCTATGTCGTCCCCCGATCCGCGCAAGTGGAGTTGGACCCCGCGCAGTTGCGCAAGCATCTGCAGCAAGACCTGCCCGCCTACATGATTCCGCAGCACATCGTTGCGCTGCAGACGCTTCCGCTCTTGCCCAATGGCAAGATCGACCGCAAGCGCCTGCCTTCGCCCACCACCGGCGGCGGGCCGGTCGAGGCCGTGCGCAGACTTCCGCAGACGCCCACCCAAAAGCGGGTGGCCGCAGTGATGGAGCAGGTGCTGCGCCTGCCCGGCTTGGCACTCGATGACGACTTTTTCTCCCTCGGCGGGCATTCGCTGCTGGCGGCGCAGCTCGCGGCGCGACTGCGTGAGCAAACCGGTCTGGATGTGCAAATGCGCACCGTCTTCGATGCGCCCAGCATCGACGGTCTGTCGCGCTGGATCGACACCCACGCCCAGGACGATAGCGCCAAGGTCGAAGCCATTGCGCATCGCAGCGAGCAGACCGTCGCGCCCGCCTCGCTGCAGCAGGGGCGCATCTGGTTCCTCGAACAGCTCGACCCAGGGCTGCCAACCTACAACACCCCTTCCGCGCATCGTCTGCGCGGGGCGTTGGATGTCGTCGCCCTCGAGCGCGTGCTCAACGCCATGGTGGCACGCCAAGCCAGCCTACGCACAGTGATCGTGGAGCAAGACGGCGCGCCGCTGCAGGTCGTCGCCCCCGAACTGACCGTGAAACTGGGCGAGATTCACGACCTCTCCGCCCTGCCCCCTGCCGACCGCGAGGTCGAATTGATGAAAAGGCTGCAGGCCCGCAGCGCCGAGGTCTTCGATCTGAGCGAACTGCCGCTGTTCAAACTGGGGCTCTACCGTCTGGCGGAAGACGACCATGTGCTGTTTTTCATGCCGCACCACATCATCTGGGACGGTTGGTCGTTCGATCTCATTTACGACGAAATGGCGGCGCTCTACCCCGCCTTTGCAGAAGGCCGCGCGCCCGATCTGGCGCCGCTTCCCGTCACCTATGGCGACTACGCCGCCTGGCAGCGGCGATGGCTCGAAACGCCCGATCTTCAGCGCCAGCTCGGCTACTGGCGCGATCAACTCACCCCGTTGCCCGCGCCGCTGAATCTGCCCGCAGACCGCCCCCGCCCCAAGCGCATGACCGGTGGCGGCGACACCTTCTGGTTCAGCCACCCGGCCGATTGGTTTGCCAGCCTGCGCCAATTCGCGCTGCAACAAAACGCCACGCCCTACATGGTGTTGCTCAGCGCCTTCGCGGCGCTGCTGTGGCGGCAATCGGGCCAGACCGATCTGGTCATCGGCACGCCGGTACGCGGGCGGCCCACGGTGGAACTGGAGAAGGTGATGGGCTTTTTCGTCAACGCCTTGCCGCTGCGGATTCGCCCCGACCCGACGCAATCGTTCGCATCCTTGTTGCGTCAAGTGCGCGAAGTCGTACTCGCCGCGTTTGCCGCTCCCGACGCGCCGCTGGAGCAAATGCTGCATTTCTCATCGGTTCAGAGAGACGACAGCAGGAATCCGATCTATCAGGCCTTCTTCTCGTATCAGGATGTGCGACAGCGAAACACCCACTGGGGAACCCTGGAGCAGGAGAATCTCAAGGTCTATCAACCTGCCGCAGCCGAGGACGTTCGCCTGTGGTTCCTCAACACCCCCAGCGGCGTGATGGGTGGGTTGACCTATAACACCGACGTATTCGAGGCCCCTCGCGTGGCGGCGTGGATGGCGCAGTACAGCCAGTTGCTCGTCGACGCCATAGCGCACCCCGAGACCGCGCTCGCGGATTTGCCCGCCTTGCGGGGCACGGTGAGTGTCAGCAGCCCGGCTTCGACCGCATCGCCCGTCGCTTCGCCAAGGGCACCCGCCGCAGCCGCACCTGCTGCAGACCGCCTGCAAACCGAGACGGAGCGACAGCTCGCCGCCCTCTGGGCCGAGCTACTCGCCACCCCGCATATCGAGCCCGACGACAACTTCTTTGATCTGGGCGGCCACTCGCTGCTGGTCATGCAGGCCGTCTCGCGCATGGAGAAATTAACGGGAAAACGCCTCGGCCCCCGTCATTACGTATTCGATTCATTGCGGCAGATCGCCCTCGAATACGACAAAACAGAACAAGCCGCACCCAGTGGCAAAAAGAGTCTCTTCCAGCGCCTGTTCGGGAAAGAGACCAGCAGTTCGACACACTCAGCAAACTGA
- a CDS encoding cupin-like domain-containing protein, protein MQQATPIGGGPDRARAQPLQTRPPLAIDVVRAQDLPYNEFLNEYVRKNRPVVIADSVREWPALNRWTPGYFRDKFGNQTVQVSYTKRMAMRDFVDAVEASTVDAPGPYLYRLFIHDHLPQLLADLRPQNAYAFAGRHASPLIPERWRRPDGFLKLLMGGVGSKFPVMHYDLEHAHAQITEIYGDKEFYLFPPEDGDKLYPRPGQKNWSQVENPAAPDLSRFPRMAEATAYRAVLKPGQTIFIPMLWWHAARPLSISISVCTALMDRSNWPGFVEDVCDRSKNSAAKTALKRFYLKGAGSVMQVMENLQTATPLLAKRLKFPSALSPASPDFAKDPSETPMKFRLSVE, encoded by the coding sequence ATGCAGCAAGCCACACCGATTGGAGGTGGACCTGATCGCGCACGCGCCCAGCCACTGCAAACCCGCCCGCCCCTCGCCATCGACGTGGTGCGGGCACAGGACCTGCCCTACAACGAGTTCCTGAACGAGTACGTTCGCAAGAATCGGCCCGTTGTCATCGCCGACTCGGTGCGTGAGTGGCCTGCATTGAACCGATGGACGCCCGGTTATTTCCGCGACAAGTTCGGCAACCAAACCGTGCAGGTGTCCTACACCAAACGCATGGCGATGCGCGACTTCGTCGATGCCGTTGAGGCATCGACCGTCGATGCGCCGGGGCCTTACCTCTATCGCCTGTTCATCCACGATCACCTGCCGCAACTGCTGGCCGATCTCCGTCCGCAAAATGCCTACGCCTTTGCGGGTCGCCATGCGAGCCCGCTGATTCCCGAGCGCTGGCGCCGTCCCGACGGCTTTCTCAAACTGCTGATGGGGGGTGTGGGCAGCAAGTTTCCGGTGATGCACTACGACCTGGAACACGCCCACGCGCAGATCACCGAAATCTATGGCGACAAGGAGTTCTATCTCTTTCCACCCGAGGACGGCGACAAGCTCTACCCGCGCCCCGGCCAGAAAAACTGGTCTCAGGTGGAGAACCCGGCCGCGCCGGATCTGAGCCGCTTTCCGCGCATGGCCGAAGCCACGGCTTACCGCGCAGTGCTCAAGCCCGGGCAGACTATTTTCATTCCCATGCTGTGGTGGCATGCAGCCCGGCCATTGTCCATTTCCATCTCGGTCTGCACGGCCTTGATGGATCGCTCTAACTGGCCCGGTTTTGTGGAGGATGTCTGCGACCGATCCAAGAACTCGGCGGCCAAGACGGCGCTCAAGCGCTTCTATCTCAAAGGGGCAGGCAGCGTCATGCAAGTCATGGAGAACCTGCAGACGGCAACACCGCTACTGGCAAAGCGCCTCAAATTCCCGTCGGCCCTTTCACCGGCATCCCCGGACTTCGCCAAAGACCCCTCAGAAACACCGATGAAGTTCCGGCTTTCAGTCGAGTGA
- the rnhA gene encoding ribonuclease HI, with translation MTSESDNEIIIYTDGACKGNPGPGGWGVVLRSGAHEKTLHGGELQTTNNRMELMAAIMALEALKRPSHVLLHTDSQYVLKGMTEWIVGWKRRGWTTADKKPVKNVDLWQRLEKAAAPHTLRWTWVRGHTGDPGNEQADALANQGVEAAGRG, from the coding sequence ATGACCAGCGAATCCGACAACGAGATCATTATCTACACCGACGGCGCCTGCAAAGGCAACCCCGGCCCCGGCGGCTGGGGCGTGGTGCTGCGCAGCGGCGCCCATGAAAAAACCCTGCACGGCGGCGAGCTGCAGACCACCAACAACCGCATGGAATTGATGGCCGCCATCATGGCGCTCGAAGCCCTCAAGCGCCCCAGCCACGTGCTGCTGCACACCGATTCGCAATACGTGCTCAAAGGCATGACCGAATGGATCGTCGGCTGGAAACGCCGAGGCTGGACCACCGCCGACAAAAAGCCCGTGAAAAACGTCGATCTGTGGCAGCGCCTCGAAAAGGCTGCCGCGCCCCACACCCTGCGCTGGACCTGGGTGCGCGGCCACACCGGCGACCCCGGCAACGAACAGGCCGACGCCCTGGCGAACCAGGGCGTGGAGGCGGCGGGGCGGGGGTAG
- a CDS encoding class I SAM-dependent methyltransferase, with the protein MSLQHWLQTPPGRYALAWEQSQIDRVVTDIFGYHALQLGNPALQGLAHNRMPHRWLALDGAESAQPDLPGVRPACLLPEHYGGEPVYAEPGLVDAVGVAAENAQLPPEPQPADAHAIHTEHLQCDFTALPFPAQSLDLVVLPHTLEWVDDPHACLREVDRVLVPGGQIVISGFNTWSLWGMRQLVGRVGGGWYLPQHGEFLAPRRVRDWLRLLSFEVTQGRFGCYRPALCSPLWLHRWRFMDQAGDRWWPVFGAVYFLAAIKRVAAMRLVGKVEMRTQRRAVALRPIAQRQTKTKI; encoded by the coding sequence ATGAGCCTGCAGCACTGGTTGCAGACGCCTCCCGGTCGCTATGCCCTGGCTTGGGAACAGAGCCAGATCGACCGCGTGGTGACCGACATTTTCGGCTATCACGCGCTGCAACTCGGCAATCCGGCTTTGCAGGGGCTGGCGCACAACCGCATGCCGCATCGCTGGCTGGCGCTCGACGGCGCCGAGTCGGCCCAGCCCGATTTGCCCGGCGTGCGCCCGGCCTGCCTGTTGCCCGAGCATTACGGCGGCGAGCCGGTCTATGCCGAGCCCGGTCTGGTGGACGCCGTGGGCGTGGCGGCGGAAAACGCACAGCTACCCCCCGAGCCGCAGCCCGCCGACGCCCACGCCATTCATACCGAGCATCTGCAATGCGACTTCACCGCGCTGCCGTTTCCCGCCCAATCGCTCGACCTGGTCGTGCTGCCGCACACGCTGGAGTGGGTGGACGATCCGCACGCCTGCCTGCGCGAAGTGGACCGCGTGCTGGTGCCCGGCGGGCAGATCGTCATCAGCGGCTTCAACACCTGGAGCCTGTGGGGCATGCGACAACTGGTCGGGCGTGTGGGCGGCGGCTGGTATCTGCCTCAGCACGGCGAATTTCTCGCCCCGCGCCGCGTGCGCGACTGGCTGCGGCTGCTCAGCTTTGAAGTCACCCAAGGCCGCTTCGGCTGCTACCGCCCCGCGCTGTGCTCGCCGCTGTGGCTGCACCGCTGGCGCTTCATGGACCAGGCGGGAGACCGCTGGTGGCCCGTGTTCGGCGCGGTGTATTTTCTTGCGGCAATCAAGCGCGTGGCCGCCATGCGCCTGGTCGGCAAGGTGGAAATGCGCACCCAGCGTCGCGCCGTGGCGCTGCGACCCATTGCGCAGCGCCAGACGAAAACAAAAATCTGA